The window accagttttggcctcttccaaggtttttctcctcatgctgtagATGgtgtaagttttttcaacaacgagggaagcctctcagcacttgagttcttctttgagttgggttacctcggcagaaaggttttTCCGGGTGGGCCTAGCAGATTTGAGGGTGACATCAAGGTTGCGGAccgttgaactaaagagcctattatgctcgatagttttcctataCTTCTCTTCCAACTGGGCGTGTTTCTCCCacacagcagcaagctcttcaattttggagttcaaggctgcctctaagtcATTCACTCTTTCAGTGGAGGTAGCCTCACGTTCGATTGCAGCAAGAACAACGTTATGGAGTTCAACCCATTTGGCCCTGGCTTCGTCAAATATAACTCTCATagggccaatttcttggctaaggg is drawn from Nicotiana tomentosiformis chromosome 12, ASM39032v3, whole genome shotgun sequence and contains these coding sequences:
- the LOC138902566 gene encoding uncharacterized protein; its protein translation is MHNAAAADFLASEGLQRLIHEKYEIIFARDQLLAQQEQHIARLSELEAKADEAVVLEARLQQSEEEEVTLSQEIGPMRVIFDEARAKWVELHNVVLAAIEREATSTERVNDLEAALNSKIEELAAVWEKHAQLEEKYRKTIEHNRLFSSTVRNLDVTLKSARPTRKNLSAEVTQLKEELKC